One part of the Sciurus carolinensis chromosome 4, mSciCar1.2, whole genome shotgun sequence genome encodes these proteins:
- the Cdc42ep1 gene encoding cdc42 effector protein 1 encodes MPGPQGAGGAPTMSLGKLSPVGWVSSSQGKRRLTADMISPPLGDFRHTMHVGRGGDVFGDTSFLSNHGGSSGGTHRSPRSFLARKLQQVRRAGVPPRRTASPPAPSPAPPAISPIIKNAISLPQLNQATYDSLVVGKLSFDGSPAGATDGRSSYGLDSGFCTISRLPRLEKASDPDRDSSFPAEPELRRSDSLLSFRLDLDLGPSLLSELLGVMSLSDAPEVEAPGPAANAPAPATNAPAPAANAPAPATNAPAPAANAPAPSANPPAPTPAVSPPPHGHFPNGVTAKLVPGAEVRANPLGEGPRVPADRALGRHWGASWGVGRHYTEVDARRELAEVLPQARGSWESLEEEWRAPPASSRAPVPSTVQAHAFEFADAEEDEVKV; translated from the exons ATGCCTGGCCCCCAGGGGGCTGGAGGAGCCCCCACCATGAGCCTGGGCAAGCTCTCGCCCGTGGGCTGGGTGTCCAGCTCCCAGGGAAAGAGGCGGCTGACTGCAGACATGATCAGCCCCCCGCTCGGGGACTTCCGCCACACCATGCATGTGGGCCGCGGCGGGGATGTCTTCGGGGACACCTCCTTCCTCAGCAACCACGGAGGCAGCTCTGGGGGCACCCACCGCTCGCCCCGCAGCTTCCTCGCCAGGAAGCTGCAGCAGGTGCGGAGGGCGGGGGTGCCCCCCCGGAGGACGGCTTCCCCGCCAGCGCCCTCGCCGGCACCCCCTGCCATCTCCCCCATCATCAAGAACGCCATCTCCCTGCCCCAGCTCAACCAGGCCACCTACGACAGCCTGGTGGTGGGCAAGCTCAGCTTCGACGGCAGCCCTGCCGGTGCCACGGACGGCCGCTCCAGCTACG GCCTGGACTCAGGGTTCTGCACTATATCCCGCCTGCCCCGCCTGGAAAAGGCCAGCGACCCAGACCGGGACAGCTCCTTCCCCGCGGAGCCCGAGCTCCGCCGCTCCGACTCCCTCTTGTCCTTCCGCCTCGATCTGGACCTTGGGCCCTCCCTCCTCAGCGAGCTGCTCGGGGTCATGAGCCTCTCAGATGCCCCTGAAGTCGAGGCCCCAGGCCCTGCCGCAAACGCCCCAGCACCTGCCACAAACGCCCCAGCACCTGCCGCAAACGCCCCAGCACCCGCCACAAATGCCCCAGCACCCGCGGCAAACGCCCCAGCACCCTCGGCAAACCCCCCGGCTCCCACCCCCGCTGTGAGCCCCCCGCCTCATGGACATTTCCCCAATGGGGTAACTGCTAAGTTGGTCCCAGGGGCTGAGGTGAGGGCCAACCCGCTGGGAGAGGGTCCCCGGGTTCCCGCAGACAGGGCCCTGGGCAGGCACTGGGGGGCCAGCTGGGGGGTCGGCCGCCACTACACGGAGGTGGATGCTCGGCGGGAGCTGGCGGAGGTGCTGCCCCAGGCTCGGGGCTCCTGGGagagcctggaggaggagtggagGGCGCCCCCGGCCAGCAGCAGGGCCCCCGTGCCCAGCACCGTGCAGGCCCACGCCTTCGAGTTCGCAGATGCTGAGGAGGACGAGGTCAAGGTGTGA